A window of Spodoptera frugiperda isolate SF20-4 chromosome 17, AGI-APGP_CSIRO_Sfru_2.0, whole genome shotgun sequence contains these coding sequences:
- the LOC118276631 gene encoding prostamide/prostaglandin F synthase isoform X2: MTTDITQIGSQKVKSVTSGETVELKTFWENQNVAIIFFRRWGCMLCRLWAKELSEIAPVLNKHNVKLIGIGVEEAGSKDFVNGKYFDGDLYYVDNISTYQLLGFKRFNVVTIITSLFWKQSRDAIFKGRGMGLETDLIGDGLQNGGALFVKNGGKLLFHFVQMGPADRYPNQDVLEHFGLENEYNPETMANKKPEEKECTTEAQP; encoded by the exons ATGACTACGGATATCACACAGATTGGATCGCAAAAAGTTAAAAGCGTCACCAGCGGTGAG ACAGTAGAGTTGAAAACCTTCTGGGAGAACCAGAATGTTGCTATCATATTCTTCAGACGCTGGGGATGCATGCTTTGCCGATTATGGGCTAAAGAG CTGAGTGAAATTGCTCCAGTGTTGAACAAGCACAATGTGAAGCTGATCGGTATCGGCGTGGAGGAGGCCGGCTCTAAGGACTTCGTCAACGGGAAATATTTTGACGGAG ATCTCTACTACGTGGACAACATATCAACATACCAGCTTCTCGGTTTCAAAAGATTCAACGTGGTGACCATaatcacgtcgcttttctggAAACAGTCTAGGGATGCCATTTTCAAAGGACGTGGCATGG GCCTGGAGACCGACTTAATCGGCGACGGATTACAAAATGGCGGCGCTTTATTTGTGAAAAATGGCGGAAAGTTGTTGTTCCACTTCGTGCAAATGGGCCCTGCGGACCGATATCCAAACCAGGATGTGCTAGAG CACTTCGGGCTTGAGAACGAGTATAATCCAGAAACAATGGCCAATAAGAAACCGGAGGAAAAGGAATGCACT ACAGAAGCGCAGCCCTAA
- the LOC118276631 gene encoding prostamide/prostaglandin F synthase isoform X1, giving the protein MTTDITQIGSQKVKSVTSGETVELKTFWENQNVAIIFFRRWGCMLCRLWAKELSEIAPVLNKHNVKLIGIGVEEAGSKDFVNGKYFDGDLYYVDNISTYQLLGFKRFNVVTIITSLFWKQSRDAIFKGRGMGLGGDLKGDWVQTGGAVLVQKGGNLLRHFTQSGPGDHLSNKDILKHFGLENEYNPETMANKKPEEKECTTEAQP; this is encoded by the exons ATGACTACGGATATCACACAGATTGGATCGCAAAAAGTTAAAAGCGTCACCAGCGGTGAG ACAGTAGAGTTGAAAACCTTCTGGGAGAACCAGAATGTTGCTATCATATTCTTCAGACGCTGGGGATGCATGCTTTGCCGATTATGGGCTAAAGAG CTGAGTGAAATTGCTCCAGTGTTGAACAAGCACAATGTGAAGCTGATCGGTATCGGCGTGGAGGAGGCCGGCTCTAAGGACTTCGTCAACGGGAAATATTTTGACGGAG ATCTCTACTACGTGGACAACATATCAACATACCAGCTTCTCGGTTTCAAAAGATTCAACGTGGTGACCATaatcacgtcgcttttctggAAACAGTCTAGGGATGCCATTTTCAAAGGACGTGGCATGG gCTTGGGAGGTGATTTAAAGGGGGATTGGGTGCAAACCGGAGGCGCTGTGCTTGTCCAAAAGGGTGGGAATCTTCTACGTCATTTTACGCAGAGTGGACCCGGTGATCATTTGTCTAATAAGGATATTTTGAAG CACTTCGGGCTTGAGAACGAGTATAATCCAGAAACAATGGCCAATAAGAAACCGGAGGAAAAGGAATGCACT ACAGAAGCGCAGCCCTAA